The genomic interval GACGCGTACGCCTACGCCTGCCAGGGCGCGCTCTGGCTCGACGGCGTCGACCCGTACTCCGTCGGGGTGCTGCCGGGCGGGTGTGTCTGGTCGGGTGCCGTACCCGCGCTGTGGCAGGAGACCCCGACCCCGTACGGCCCGCTGGCGGTGGCCCTGGCCGGCGGGGCGGTCGCGGTGGCCCGGCTGGTCGACACCACCACCGACGGCCAACTGCTGGTCGCGGTCGGGCTGCTCCGGGCCGAGGCGCTGGCCGGCGTCGTACTCGCGGTCGCCTGCCTGCCCCGGCTGGCCCGGGCGGCCGGCGTCGACCCGGTCCGGGCGACCTGGCTCGGTCTGCTCTCCCCGCTCGTCGGAGTCCACGCGCTCGGCGGGGCGCACAACGACGCCCTGGTGCTGGGTCTGGTCGTCGCCGCGCTGTCCCTGGCCGCCGGCCCGTCATCAACCCTCGGCGCCGGTCGGTTACCGACCCTCCGCGCCGGCCGGTCGCCGACCCTCCGCGCCGGCCGGTCGCCGACCCTCGGCACCGGCCGGTGGTCGACCCTCGGCGTCGGTGCACTGCTCGGGCTGGCGGTCGCGATCAAGGTCACCGCGATCGTGGCGCTGCCGTTCGCCATCCTGCTCACCGTCGTCCGGCCCGGCTCCAGCCGCACCGCGCCGGCCGCCGCGGCGTTGGCCGGTGCCGGCCTCGGGTTGGCCGGTGCCGGCCTGGCCTTCGCCGGGGTGACCCTGACCACCGGGCTCGACCTGGGCTGGACCTCCGCGCTCTCCGACACCGGCCGGCTGGTGCAGTGGACCTCGGTTCCGACCGGGCTCGGCATGGCGGCCGGATACCTGCTGCGGCTCGCCGGGCACCCGGAGGCGGTCGACGGCGCGGTGGCGGCGGCCCGGCTCCTCGGCCTCGTCGCGCTGGCCGGGACGATCGCGGTACTGCTGGTCCGGGCCGGTCGGGCCGTCCCGGCACCCGACCGGACGGACGCCCGGCGTCGACTGGTCACCCTCACCGGCCTGGCCTTCACCGCCCTGGCCCTGCTCTCCCCGATCTTCTACCCCTGGTACGGGCTGGTCGCCGTCGCCGTGCTCGCGGCGGGCCTCGCCGCGTGGCGCCACGTGCACCGGGTCGCCGTAGCGGTGACCGTACTCAGTTTCCTGGTCCTGCCCGGCGGGTTCGGGCTGGCCGTACTCAGCAAGCTGCCCGGCGCCCTCTTCGACGTGGCCCTGGTGCTGGTGCTGGCCGTCGTGGCGTACCGGAAATGGCGGTCCCCCCGCTCCCAGGGCTGACGGTCCCCCACCCCCGAGGCTGACGGTCCCGCCCCGAGGCTCACGGTCCCGCCGCCGAGGCTGACGGTCGGCGCCGTCAACGCTCCGATCGCTGCCGGTGGAGCAGCCGGAGCAGCGGGGAGCCCTCCCCGGCGGCCGGGGTCCGCTGCACGCCGGCCCGGCCCAGCCGGACCCAGACGCTCAGGGTCAGCAGCACCAGGGCGAAGCCGAAGAGCAGGTCCTCGACCGGCGCGTACGCCAGCCGCCAGCCGATGATCGCCTCTGGGTCGTACCGGACGATGCCCCGGCCGGTCAGGATGCCGTTGGAGAGGAGCTGGAAGAACACGATGATCGGGTACGTGACCCAGAACACCGGCCGGCGGACCAGCCGGGTACGCAGCACGAAGAGGTCGACCAGTACGGCGCCGGCCACCCCGAGCAGGGCGGCCACGGTGTAGCTCACGAGGACGATCCGTCGCCGCTCACGGTGCCTCGTCGCCGGCCGGCCAGCGCCGCACCGCGCGCACCGCCTCGAAGCCGAGGATGGCGCAGCAGGGTACGACGACGAAGAAGAGCAACTCGTCCAGCGGCAGACCGCCGGGCAGCAGTACCCCGGTGGTCTGCTCC from Plantactinospora sp. BC1 carries:
- the mptB gene encoding polyprenol phosphomannose-dependent alpha 1,6 mannosyltransferase MptB, giving the protein MRPVGELPAPDRPTRLRIVGLVASATLTASAYRVGALPTGAAEAAPLPDTWADWLGLTGWVAGLVALTVTWWRLGVRVRRRPASVPLGWLLRTGLLWAAPLLLAPPVGSRDAYAYACQGALWLDGVDPYSVGVLPGGCVWSGAVPALWQETPTPYGPLAVALAGGAVAVARLVDTTTDGQLLVAVGLLRAEALAGVVLAVACLPRLARAAGVDPVRATWLGLLSPLVGVHALGGAHNDALVLGLVVAALSLAAGPSSTLGAGRLPTLRAGRSPTLRAGRSPTLGTGRWSTLGVGALLGLAVAIKVTAIVALPFAILLTVVRPGSSRTAPAAAALAGAGLGLAGAGLAFAGVTLTTGLDLGWTSALSDTGRLVQWTSVPTGLGMAAGYLLRLAGHPEAVDGAVAAARLLGLVALAGTIAVLLVRAGRAVPAPDRTDARRRLVTLTGLAFTALALLSPIFYPWYGLVAVAVLAAGLAAWRHVHRVAVAVTVLSFLVLPGGFGLAVLSKLPGALFDVALVLVLAVVAYRKWRSPRSQG
- a CDS encoding lycopene cyclase domain-containing protein → MSYTVAALLGVAGAVLVDLFVLRTRLVRRPVFWVTYPIIVFFQLLSNGILTGRGIVRYDPEAIIGWRLAYAPVEDLLFGFALVLLTLSVWVRLGRAGVQRTPAAGEGSPLLRLLHRQRSER